Genomic segment of Rhodocaloribacter litoris:
GGTAGAACGCGTTCGATTCCTCGGCCGTCGAAAAGCCTGCATACTGCCGGATCGTCCACGGGCGCACGGTGTACATCGTCGCATACGGCCCGCGCAGAAAGGGGGGCAACCCGGCGGCGTAGTCGAGGTGCTCCAGCCCGTCGAGGTCCTCTTCGGTGAAGAAAGGCTTGAGCGGAATGTGCTCGGGGGTCATCCCGGCCGGCTCCGGAGCGTGGCCCGCGGCCGGTCCGCGGCGGGGACGGTAGTCGATGCGAGAAAAATCGGGGCGAGGCATTTCGCGCTTTATCACGTTGCACATTATTCGATCCCCAGCTTCTGCTGGAAGTGTTCGAGCGCTTCGAGCAGGTTGGACCGGCGGTGGATGAAGGCGTCCACGCCGGCCCGGCGGAGGGCGTCCAGGTGGGCTTCGGGATGGCCGGCCACGACGACCGGTGCGGCCACGCCGCGGGCGCGCAGGCGCTCGACGATCCGGGCGGTGTGTGCGGGGTAGGCGTCGTCGGTGCTGCACAGGACGACGAGGTCCGGGCTGGCGCCGGCGGCTGCTTCGATGCCTTCGAGCGGGTCGTCCCAGCCGGGGGGGGCGACGATCGAGAAGCCGGCGCAACCGAAAAAGTTACGGGCGAAGGTGGCACGGGCGTTTCGCATCGCCGGCTCGCCGAAGGGCAGGAGGAAGACCGTGGGGAGGTGTCCCGTCATGCGGGCGTGCCGTTCGGTGCGGAGCCGCAGCCGCTCGAGCGCTTCGGCGCCCCGGTGCGGGCACAGCGCGTCGGCGTCCGGTACGGTTCCGCCGGGTGTGGGAGGAAGGAGGGCGTCGAGCGGGGTGCCTTCCCGGAGGGCACGGCGCAGGGTGTCGAGGTCGGGCGCATCCGGCCGGTGTTTCGCCGGGGTGAGGGGATGGCCGGGGGCGGCCCGTTCGACCCGGTCCAGGATGCGCTCGTCGAGGTCGGGGTACTGGTTGACCCCGACGAGCACCGCCCGGCGCAGGGCGACCTCCTGATCGCGCCGCTGGCGGCGGGCGGCGATCTCGCGTTGTACGGTGCCGCGGCGCAGCGCTTCGAGCAGCCCGCCCTCGGCCTCCAGCGTGCGGAACCGTTCCCAGGCGGCTTCGGCCAGCCGGTCGGTCAGGGTTTCCAGGTAATACGAGCCGCCGGCGGGGTCGATCACCCGGTCCAGGTGTGCTTCGTGGTGGAGGATGCGGCCCGTGTTCAGGGCTATGCGATGACCGAAGGCGTCGGAGCGCCCGTCGAGGGCGTCGTGGGGTTCGAGGCACAGCACGTCGCACCCGCCCACGAAGGCGGCTGCGGCCCCGGTGGTCGCCCGCAGCATGTTGACGTAGGGGTCGTAGCGGGTGTGGTGGGAACGGGAGACCCGCGCCACGACGAACGGGCGGGCCGGGCCGTTGGCGGGTTCCGGCGGCGACCCCGTGTAGGCTTCGACCAGGCGGGCGAAGAGCAGCCGAAAAGCGCGGAAGCGGGCGACCGACAGGAAAAAGTGCACGTCGAGGGGCATCGTCACGTGCAGGGCGTCGAGGATCGTCTCCGGGGAGAGCCCCCGGTCGGAGAGCCGGGCCAGCAGATCGCTGGCGGCGCCCAGCGTGAAGGCGAGCACCTGCACGGATGTGGCGCCGGCCTCATGGAGGCGCACGGCGTCGCAGGCCAGCACCCGGAGGCCGGGCGCCCGGGCGGCGGTTGCGGCCAGCAGCCGGGCCGTGTGCTCGACGGCGCCCGCATCGTGCAGCCAGCCGAACCGCTCGAACGGGGAGAGCGGATCGAACCCGAAGGTGCCCTGCAGCCGACCCACGTCGAGGCCCTGTGCTTCGGCCAGGTTGAGCCACATGGCCAGGAGCGGCAGGGCCGTCGAGGCGCCCGAGACGTGAAGCGGCGTCGCGTCGAGCGGGAGGCCGTCGAGCAACCGCGCCAGGTCGTCCTGCTTCCGGACTGGCACGCCGTGGAGGCGGTCGTCCCGGACCTCGAGGGGCAGGTGCACTTCCACGACGTCGGCGGGGTCGGAACGGAGCGTGCGGGCCAGCCGGTTGGCCTCGGCGAGGTCGTCGTGGACGATCGTGACGGCCAGGCGCACCGCCTCCGGCGTGGCGTGGGTTCCGCGCACGAACGGAGGGCAGCCCGGCGCAGCCCGGAGGTGGTCCAGCCCTTCCAGGTCTTCCCGCCGGTAGAACGGCCGCAGCGTGAGGCCGTCCGGTGTGTGCCAGGAGAGCTTGTCCAGGTAATCGGTCCCTTTCAGGTCCTTGTGGATCTGTGTTTCCCAGGCTGCGGTGGGCACCGGCGGGAACTCGGAAAAAAGCGCTTTTCCGGGTGAACGGTCGGGTGGTGCGTTCATGGTCGGGAAGGCTGGTTTTCGGGCATCCGGTGGGGTGTGGACGCTTCAGGCGTCCATACGATCCGGGAGACGAGCCGGTTCGTCCGGGTGGGGAGGCAGGCCCTGCAGCGAACGGCAGCGCTCGACGAGGCCGAAGACAGCCACACCGTAGGCGACGGCCACGTTGAGCGACTGCTTG
This window contains:
- a CDS encoding methylmalonyl-CoA mutase family protein, with the protein product MNAPPDRSPGKALFSEFPPVPTAAWETQIHKDLKGTDYLDKLSWHTPDGLTLRPFYRREDLEGLDHLRAAPGCPPFVRGTHATPEAVRLAVTIVHDDLAEANRLARTLRSDPADVVEVHLPLEVRDDRLHGVPVRKQDDLARLLDGLPLDATPLHVSGASTALPLLAMWLNLAEAQGLDVGRLQGTFGFDPLSPFERFGWLHDAGAVEHTARLLAATAARAPGLRVLACDAVRLHEAGATSVQVLAFTLGAASDLLARLSDRGLSPETILDALHVTMPLDVHFFLSVARFRAFRLLFARLVEAYTGSPPEPANGPARPFVVARVSRSHHTRYDPYVNMLRATTGAAAAFVGGCDVLCLEPHDALDGRSDAFGHRIALNTGRILHHEAHLDRVIDPAGGSYYLETLTDRLAEAAWERFRTLEAEGGLLEALRRGTVQREIAARRQRRDQEVALRRAVLVGVNQYPDLDERILDRVERAAPGHPLTPAKHRPDAPDLDTLRRALREGTPLDALLPPTPGGTVPDADALCPHRGAEALERLRLRTERHARMTGHLPTVFLLPFGEPAMRNARATFARNFFGCAGFSIVAPPGWDDPLEGIEAAAGASPDLVVLCSTDDAYPAHTARIVERLRARGVAAPVVVAGHPEAHLDALRRAGVDAFIHRRSNLLEALEHFQQKLGIE